The sequence below is a genomic window from Lolium perenne isolate Kyuss_39 chromosome 4, Kyuss_2.0, whole genome shotgun sequence.
ATGGGTGCCCAACACTTCTCAATGCCAAATTGCTATCACAAAAAAATATCAACCACTACATTATTAAGCTGATGTTGGATATTTATGTTGCTTTCAACAATTATTCAGCATGGTTATTATCTATTTGGCGGGGAAGAATTGATGTGGAATTTCACTCGAGATACCGAGGACACGAAATTTCACTCAACAAAGCAATTCTCTGTGCTAGAAGACAATAGAAGAATCAATTAAGATCAACTCTACAGGACAGAAGAgttgggtttgttttgcaagattggCTCTACAGGTACTGACCCGCACAATTAGATTGGAATTGATCTGAAATATAAAATCTGACCATGGCACATGACTCACGCATATGTGCTAGGGACTAGTATATCTTAGACTCAGAAAACTGACATGTCTGATCGTGGTTGTTAACATTGCTCGGGATTCAGACGGAGTTTCCGGAAACAGGTGGAATATTTGTAACACCTGGAATTGGAGTCTAGATAGTTTCCCAACCCTCTAGCCTCATGATGTACTGTGAACAGCACCACAGGAAATACATAGGAATAAAGGGTGGACCACACCCAATAATAAATTCCCAACAGCTGAaacatgaatatcttgatgatgaGCTGGGATAAGGAATCAGGTACTTACTGCCACGTAAACTGGGGCAAGGTGAGCAGGCCGCTGTGCTACGGAGGCCTTGGTATACCAGACATTGCACGCACGGCCATTAGCCTCGGGACCCGTTGGTTGTGAAGGATGCTTACAGACCCCTTGCGACCTTGGCACGGGCTTGACATGCAGTTCACCAGGAGTGAGCGCGATATTTTCTTTGCTTCCACAATGATGGTGTTGGGCAATGGATGCTCCGCTCTTTTCAGGGAGGACAGATGGTGGATGGGAAGTCGATCGGGGAAATAGCGCCGGATTTACTGGCACTTATTCCACAACGCCCCAGGAAGCGCCGTACAGTGGAACATGTGCTAACCGAACGCAGCTGGATCACAGACATTTCAGGGCTTCAAACCCTCTGGCACTTTGGCAGTACGTTCAGCTGTGGACCAGGATGCAGGGGGTGCACCTGACGGATGAGCCAGACAAGCTTGTCTGGCGGTGGACGACCATTGGCCAGTACTCCTCTAAGACCTGCTACTATCCCCTTTTCCAAGGGTCGATAGTCTCAGGGTCTTGGAAGTTGAACTGGAGATCCTGTGCGCCACCAAGGGTGAGGTTCTTCATCTGGCTAGCTTGCCAAGACAGATGTTGGACGGGTGAGAGACTTGCATGCCGCCAGTTGCCTCATCAGCCGCGATGCGTGTTCTGTGACCAGTCGGAGGAGACTATGTCACACATTCTTACACGGTGCCCGTTTTCGCGGATTATCTGGCATGACGTCCTATCCTGGATCCGATCTACTTCCGGACCTACCGTTGTTGAAGGGGACTTCGCGGAGTGGTGGACGCTGGTGGTGCGATCCAACCCACGTCATACGCGCAAAAGAACCTCGTCGTTGATTCTGCTCACGGCGTAGTGGGTTTGGAAGCATAGGAACGCGATCGTCTTCAACAACGAGCTGCCTTCGGTGGCCTCCTTAGTCGGCACGATCAAAGCCGATGCAAGATCATGGGCGGATGCGGGAGCACGAGGGCTACGCCAACTTCTCCCTTAGACTAGGTTTCTTGGGTTGAGTTGTATGGCGTGGGTGTTGGTCCACTCTTCGGACTTGTAAATACAACTTTTtttatcaatgcatcgaaacacaAAGCTTTTTGCGTTGTCGCGAAAACATGATTCATAAAGAGAAAAAGCAACTACAAATATATATTACAGTAGTATTAACTAAGAGACCAATAATGTAGTATCTACATTACCTGTTTGGATCAGAAAGAAAGTGATTCCTATCCCATCTTGAAAGGCGAGGTGTTGCAGGTTTTTCACCATCGATATCGATGGCACCTTTAGCCAAGTAAATAACAAGTCAGCATTTTGTATTTTTACCAAGTACCTAACGCCACAAATAGGTATCTCTCTCTTACCTCTAAAATGTACACCCACCAAGAGACTGTAATCCATAATTTTCTCCTGCTCCAGAAACTCACAGTCTTTGTCCACTTGCCTGCTTCCATGTATTTAAGAACTAAATTAGCACAATATTTTTGGATATCATGGTTAGCTTTTGGGGCTTAGCTTAGTAACAAAAAATGATACACAAAAGAAAAATGGACATAAGGTGTTCACACCTTTTGAACTCTTCGAACCATTGTTTTTGCAACCGGAAGATAAAGTTAAGATCAAGATCTTTCAGAGTTGTATACTCATCAATCTCTGCCAGCGGCTTGTCAGTTGTCCGGCCAAGAGATGATCCTTTGAGATCAAATCGCCTATGAATAGTGTGATCGGAGCAGAATAGGTTCCCCATTATGACAAAACGAACCTGGATAGCATTGCACCAAGCAAACAATCAGGATGCTTCACAACAGCAGATTCATGAGCCGTATTTATAATATGAGGACAGAGTGAAAAACGCCTTGTATAAGCGTCACTTCTGCACTCTTCTTCGAACACAAATGTCGTGCATTTCATTCGTGTTTATGGAAATAAAGATTATTTACTTTCTAACCTTCTTTTGGTTTGCTCCAGCCAACTTTACACAGTGTAGACCAAAAAACTTAGCCACTAGGGTATTCTCAAAGGCACGGACATGACTGTAATAAGCACGAAGCATCTTCAGAAGCATCTGCATGATAACAAGTAATCATATATTTAGAATAAAACTTATGTTCATCTAAGAGGTTTTAAAAGCATGTAGACAAACCTTTACTTCAGATTtcttcattgtctttatcatgtATCGATCATCGTTTGTCAAGTAAAAGAAACTTCCACTCTTACCAGGGGATGAGAGCTCACGAAGAGCATCATCTCCACAGAGGGATAGCATATAGTCAGCTGGATCAACTTTGAACAGCTTGCGCAGTGTCCTGTGATTTAGTTCAGAACAAATGTGTGCGTGAGTGTGTTGACAAGCATATTACGGTAATATGGTCATAAACTGACGGGATGAATCTTTTGTGATGGGAGTGATGACCAACCGGAACACCTTTGGGCAGTAATCCTTCCATTTGAAATCGCTGGAATTGTGTGGAGGGGTATATTTCGAGCCTTCTGGGGGGAATCTCGTCCATACTTTTTCCTTTGGGTCAAATGCAGATGATTTCAGATCTAATATGACCTGACCTTGTCTTCCTACTGCATGCCTATGCCCAAGATATCATATTCAGAGAACAAGTAAACTGCAACTTCTGATTTTGCGAAGAACTAAATCAATCTTATGAAAAATGATTTTTCTCCTAAAAAATAATTCGAAGTTTATCTCGTTTGTAATGCAAAAACAACATAGACAAGACAAAAAAAAGGAATAAACTCTGCTTTCAAAGTGAATTGGGTGATGAAGGGAAAATTTTCATGGTTCATCTTTTTTGCAAACACCATGTTTGTAACAGTTTACTAATAATCTTGATAAGCATCATTTTCCTTGAAGAACTACACAAAATTAAGCTGTATATGTTCAAAAGCGCAAGCAGAATTGGGTATATGATATGTAATTCTTATTACTTCGGAGTTCCAATATATGATGAGAGGCAATGTTTATGCTGACAAAAGAAATTATATGAGTTCATGTAAAACCTCCTGCAAGTCATCCAACTAAATCCAGAATGTGCACCTTCCTTGAAAATTCGAGCCAATTCTCTATAATACAACTGTTGATATCCATTTGATGTCGTGCTCACAATGCGTGACATTTAGGCAGATATTCTTAGCTAAAAACATTTATAATGTGCTTCAGTTCTCTCCAGGCAAGTGAAAACATTGTTGGTGTGCATATTAACTCGCTACAAATCAGATAAACACCCAGCCTCAATGCAGATTCCAGTGAGAATAATGTGTGACATCTAATTGGCATTTTTAAACACAGCACTAGCAACAGTTTCTGATATTCCCAGGAAGATCAAGGTATTACTGATCAGGGGAAAGAAAGGCACCTGATGCCGAGCTGCAGGTTGAGCATAAGCTCGTAGTTCTTGTGCCCCTTGGCAATGGTCTCCCCCTGTCGCTTGGATATCCGCAGCGGCGCAGCTGCACCCTTGGCAATGTGCGGCGCCGGCGAAGGGGGAGGCAGACCCCTCCCTTCCCTCGTACTGTTCCGACGCTTCCAGTCGTCGGTGATTTCGACCTTGACGTCTCCATCTGATCCCCAATTGCTCCCACCCGAGAGGTTGCTCCGGCCGGACGACGAGCTCCCGCGCCCACTGACCGAGCGCGCCAGCCATCTGAGCGACCTGAGCGACGGCAGCGCCGACTGGCTCTCCGTGCCTGAGCGCACGCATTCCGGCAGCTCTCTCGCGAACACCTCCCTTGGGTCGCGCGTCCTCGCATCGCTCGCCGCCGCGCCCGGGGACGGGTAGTACACGCCCTTCTGTTGGAGGGCGCCGCCGGCCGCCTCGCGGCCCCAGAAGCCGACATAGAGGCTGCCGTCGGACCACCGGAACGTGCCCTGTCCGCGCGGGCGGCCACCCTCCCAGCCACCGTCGTAGCGGTTTCCGTTGGCCCAGACCAGGGCGCCGCGGCCGTGTATGAGGCCCGCGCGCCAGCCGCCGGCGTACTCGGTGCCGTCGCGCCAGGTGTAGCGGCCGCAGCCGTCGGGGAGCCCCGCGCGCCACTCGCCGTCGTAGGAGTCTCCGTTGGCGTACCGCTTCTCGCCGGCGCCGTGCTCGAGGTTCTTGGCCCAGGCGCCGCGGTAGGTGTCCCCCGCGGCGCCGACGTAGgtgccggcgccgtgcatgaagcCGTCGAGGAACTCGCCCTCGTAGGTGGCGCCCGACGGCCACGAGAACCTCCCGCGCCCCGTGGCCTTGCCGCGGCGCCACTCGCCCTCGTACATGCAGCCGTCGGCCCAAAGGTACTTGCCGTCGCCGCTGGGCGCGCCCGCGAGCCACTGGCCCAGGTAGAGATCCCCGTTGGAGAGCGCCCGCTCGGCGCGCTGATGGTCCTGCGGCTCGCTGCTGTCGGAGCCGCtgcaggagggctcggcgtcgggGTCGTCGCCGGGGGGCGGCATCGGTGCCACGCGGCACGCGCACGGTCGTCTCCCGCGCCCTGGCCGGGCGCGCTCGTGCATTGGTCGTCTCGATGCGCGGGAAGGTCCGCGGGCAGGCTCCCCGGCGCGGCGTGGGTCGAGGAAGGATCTAGCAACGCCGGCGGCCGCGCGGGCGCGCGGGCCGCGGCGGCATTGCCCAAGGAGTCGgtgggaggagagagaaggtgcgCGGAGAGAAAATTTTAGACCGTCCGAGCGAAGGTGGCGTGGGAGCgagtggaggaggagagcgacgtcaGGTGGGACGTGCAAAGAGGTGTCCTCTTCTCACTTTCTATTTTCGATTTCTTTTCAGATTGTCTATCTCGAAGTCAACTGGTTTTTAATAAACATAAACCAACGATCTTTTCTCTGATTCTTTGATCGAAACAGGATGCTGATGATCCCATTTTTATATATTTATACACGATCACATCACAATCTTAGGTTTAACATATATGTACTGCCTTTGTGTCGTCTCCGTCCTACCGTCTCTTCTGATGATCTCGTGTTTTCTATCTTACCTATATCTCCACCTTTCTTCCGGTCTTCAAAGGCTACCCTTCGTCGTATGTCGCAACCTTCTACTTCTATGGCATACCAATACCCTCTCTAGACCTAATACCAAAGATAGTTTTGTCGCCTTTGCTACCTATTTTGGTCGGCCGGCAACCACCCACATTTTCTCTTTAAAGGGCACTTCTTCGAGGCTTGGATGGATCTCCATCCCCATTGTCTAAATTGAAGAGGTAGACGGCTTGATTGCAGTTGGATCCATGAATGAAGATACATAAAAGTTTTAAATATGATTTTTTATTTGTGTAAGTAATATGAAATTATCATAGTAGAACTTATTGAAATATTAGCTATGACTCTATGTTTCTATATATCCAATACCCTTCCGCATGACCGCAAGGTAAACGAGCAAAGAGAAAAGATGAGGGCTCCGCTGGTTGTGGCTATGGCAGATTCTTTCTTCACTCGGCCACTTCAAGGTTTCCTAGTTCAGATGTTTCTAATTTTGTCTTCACAATGTTTCAATTTCTTCAAGAAAGTAAGGATACTATGTACTAACTAGGGATGGCTCGGCATAGATATGTGTGTGGACAACCAAGAGGCTGACCAAGTGAGGGCTTCTTTAATATGAAGAAATTTTATAGGAACTTTGAAGGATTCTAAACTACATGAATTAGAATTTTCTATAGAGATTTTTTTTGGTTGTAAGACTAGAAACCATAT
It includes:
- the LOC127332166 gene encoding phosphatidylinositol 4-phosphate 5-kinase 6, with translation MHERARPGRGRRPCACRVAPMPPPGDDPDAEPSCSGSDSSEPQDHQRAERALSNGDLYLGQWLAGAPSGDGKYLWADGCMYEGEWRRGKATGRGRFSWPSGATYEGEFLDGFMHGAGTYVGAAGDTYRGAWAKNLEHGAGEKRYANGDSYDGEWRAGLPDGCGRYTWRDGTEYAGGWRAGLIHGRGALVWANGNRYDGGWEGGRPRGQGTFRWSDGSLYVGFWGREAAGGALQQKGVYYPSPGAAASDARTRDPREVFARELPECVRSGTESQSALPSLRSLRWLARSVSGRGSSSSGRSNLSGGSNWGSDGDVKVEITDDWKRRNSTREGRGLPPPSPAPHIAKGAAAPLRISKRQGETIAKGHKNYELMLNLQLGIRHAVGRQGQVILDLKSSAFDPKEKVWTRFPPEGSKYTPPHNSSDFKWKDYCPKVFRTLRKLFKVDPADYMLSLCGDDALRELSSPGKSGSFFYLTNDDRYMIKTMKKSEVKMLLKMLRAYYSHVRAFENTLVAKFFGLHCVKLAGANQKKVRFVIMGNLFCSDHTIHRRFDLKGSSLGRTTDKPLAEIDEYTTLKDLDLNFIFRLQKQWFEEFKRQVDKDCEFLEQEKIMDYSLLVGVHFRGAIDIDGEKPATPRLSRWDRNHFLSDPNRWSKIKLGANMLSRAEMTVRKNDSDVIGEPTGEYCDVILYFGIIDILQDYDIGKKIEHAYKSFQYDSTSISAVDPRQYSRRFKDFIYKAFQEDRVDS